Genomic segment of Longimicrobium sp.:
GTGCCCACCTCGTCCAGCCCGAAATACTCGCCCTGCACCGGATCCAGCAGGACGGTGCGGTCGCCTTCCGCCGCGGAGACGACGTGCTCCGCGCGGCGGAAAGGCGCGTCCAGCGGTGCGGGCGCTGCGCCCTCGCGATTCTTCTTGAGCCAGCCGAGCATGGCAGAGTGGTCCAGGTGAGATCCCCGACTCGCAAAGCGGAAAAAGCACAAAGCGTCGGGTGATGTACCCCTCCGTCAGAGGATAAAACAAACCCGAGGCACGCACAATGGAACATCTGTGAGCGTTCGGCGGGCCCTCTGGAGAGGCGGGATCTGGCTCGGCGGAGATGGATCGCGCAGATTCCGCGGACCGGGCAGCGACATCACGAAATGGGGGGACGGATGAAGACGATCGCGACGATTGGCTACGAGGGCGCGACCATGCCGCGCTTCCTGGAAGCGCTCCGCGAGGGGAAGGTGGAGATGGTGGTGGACGTGCGCGCCGTGACCAGCTCGCGCCGGCCGGGCTTCTCCAAGAACGCGCTGGCGGCGCACCTGGGCGAGGTGGGGAT
This window contains:
- a CDS encoding PqqD family protein; this encodes MLGWLKKNREGAAPAPLDAPFRRAEHVVSAAEGDRTVLLDPVQGEYFGLDEVGTRIWELLPAHPTAAALADRLFDEYDAPRETLATDAARLLGELAARKLVVRG